Genomic DNA from Epinephelus fuscoguttatus linkage group LG14, E.fuscoguttatus.final_Chr_v1:
TATTACCATGTGACCagcataattttattttatttctttccaCACTGACAGACATTAGAGTCAGTGAACTCAACTTCTGTAATGGAAGATCAAAATGACTGCAAGTCTATGGCCCTTTGCATTCCCACAATAATCTCATGATAATTAATTTTAAAGTGTGAAGTAGAGGAAATTTCTTTAAACAGAGGAGTTAAATCATTCAGTGGGAACAGAGACAACTTTTACTGAACTTTCCTGGTGCCTACTTGGTAGTTTCTGTGTATCCATCAGTTGCTGTGGCTAGATTCCACTCTCATGTCCCACCCTGGTGCTCTTTGTGTCTTGTCTACTAGAAGGAGAACAGAAAGCAGAGGGTCCTGTGACTCTGGTGTGTCCTTCAAGAGTGATCGGTCAAGAGAACTCGGcattgatttccaaaaaagatcCCCTTTCAGGTAAGCTTTTATAAGCATTAAAATGTAGCTGAATGTAATGATGTTTTGCATACAAGTGTGATTTAATAAAGTCATTGTATTCAGTATGTAAGTATTTAATTCACAGTTATGTTACTTGATCATTTTAGTCTCttaagggggatttatacttgtgtggcagACCCTACGCATGTGGCCTACGTCGTTGTGAGCATTAATACTTGTGTgacgtgtgtctgtgtcactctgcagttacacctccaaaacactagtcagtggcagaggtttctgtgacgtgctgtaaagtttagttgattcaaaacacacacaaagcacacttTAACCATGGCGTAATAGAGATAGTTccaaacacaagaacacaaatgAGCTTCACTTttactcgcagcattcacagacaaacacttgtctttatctggacacattctccccacaaatacaacatgctaaggttattagcataagcctatggcatttagcattatataaattagcctagtggctagcagacttctctctactcatataaaaccagggacaacagaaacatttaacaaaggtaaagtTGCAAATCttagctccattacaactcacaaggttcactgacaaaacatgttttccaaacaaatgtaacatgctaacattattagcacaagcctatggcattttacattgtataaattagctcagcgactagcggagatttcctctgctcatatgaagtcaggttaaatcacacacacaagatttaaAGTGCTATttctgtggaggctttactgtcttcagaatttattgtttcttgtctTTGAAATGAAACTGTAAAATGTTCACTCAGCTCCACCATCTTCAGTcaaacctgtgtgtgtattgtgtttaaggccctgacacgcCAAGCCGACAGTCGGCCGTCAACCAAAGTTGGGCTgctggtgagcatctgtcggcctagtttttggggtgtgtcccgcaccgttggCCCTTCGGCGTCGGCGTCGACGGCTTTTcgggccgattgagcatgttgaaccGGTGGCGGAGATAGTCGGtgaaagagatcactctgattggctgtttaggttttatttcctcgcccctgtagcgagtgaatgtgcctgtagtgaaaccggggctaaccagtGTTTCCTCCTCACGCTCCACTTCACTTAGCTGCCCacagacctgctgcttcttcccacttaaacctgaataacaaaccagagctagctgggagcgttAACCGCAGCATGACTGGAGGGaaacacagccagttagcctccgctagtctctgagctagccccggctctccgtttggatccaaccggagcaccgagccctggtttgttattcaggttaaagtgggaagaagcagcgggtttattgggcagctgagtgaagtggagcctgtggaggaaacaccgggagcGTCTGGATGTAacagtccgtggaggtgctgcggtgctcggctgcacagataggtaACACCTAGGctgtcaggatgtaccactctgtcactccACTCTCTCTTACGCAGGTGCAGGAtgtacgtgccacttggccgttGGATGTAGTCTGTGTAGTgcgttcaaatgcaactgacacagggcgacgtagacgacgcaacagttggctttcgtcgccgctggttctttgatgtcagtttggtgtgtccgcacctgcAGGGTTTCttgctccaccttttagtacctgATCTGtatgctaggtaccccaacagaggggggaccaaaaatggggacaatTGGTACCacccacaacttttcacagtggaaacagaaaaaaaagagtactgaactgaactgtaccgcaCCATATTGCTTGGTGTAAACGGGCCTTTAGTTAGCTAATTTGGTGCTATTACTATGTGACCTGTGTAATTTCCTTTCGTATCCACACTGACAGGCACCAAAGTCCGTAAAACAACTTCCCTTTTGAAAGATCAAAATGACTGCAAGTCTAAGGACCTCTGCACCCTCATCATAATCTAATGATAATTAATGTTAAAGTGAGAATTAGGAGGATACTTCTTTAAACAGAGGAGATAAATCATTCAGTGGGAACAGAGACAAGTTTTACTGAACTTTCCTGGTGCCTACTTGGTAGTTTCTGTGTATCCATCAGTTGCTGTGGCTGGATTCCACTCTCATGTCCCACCCTGGTGCTCTTTGTGTCTTGTTTACTAGAAGGAGAACAGAAAGCAGAGGGTCCTGTGATTCTGGTGTTTCCTTCAAGAGTGATCGGTCAAGAGAACTCGGCATTGATTTCAAAAAAAGATCCCCTTTCAGGTAAGCTTTTATAAGCATTAAAATGTAGCTGCATGTAGTGATGTTTAGTATCCACACAAGTCTGATTATGCAAGTCATTATTATGGTACTTTATAATTTTAGTATCAGTTAGCTAATTTGGTGTTATTACCATGTGACaagtgtaattttatttttttgtatccACACTCACAGAAATGAGAGTTAGTAAACTCAACACTGTCTCTATTCAAACCTCTGAGTGTGTTGTGTTACAGCCCAGAGCAGCTCCTGAGACCAGACTATCCAGTGCACAGAATGCCTGTGATGAGCAACTGGCCAGGGTACGTCACTATTGTGTCAGTCGCACATTGTATGGGTTACCTTTTTTCTTATTCCTCACGCTGCTTTCATATTTAAAATCCTGTTGCTTTgttgtttaaagtttgttttcataCTGAAGAAGTAGCATCATAACCGTGTTTATCGCACTTGCTGCAGGCCGAACTGCATTTCTCCTTCAGTGGAGGAGCACGCTGCAACAGATGGTGAGAATTTGGTCAAGTCGGAGAACACTTCAACAGAAGATGTGGTGTTGGTCCAGCCTTTGGACAATCTGTGAGTGTAATCTGTTAACCTCATATACCTTCTTttgcacactttttaaaatattctgttgaacatgtaaacatcattATAACTTTTTTGGCATCGTTGCATTCACATccttcttcatttttttcctttgtgttcTCTAACTGACTAATGATTGTTAGATTTCTCCTGTTCACTCCTGAGTCAGCAGTCAGCACTCAGCTCCACCATCTTTAGTcaaacctctgtgtgtgttgtgttacagcccagagcagcagcagcagcagcagcagcagcagcagcagaagagaccAGACTATCCAGTACTCAGTGGGATCATGTGTGACTGGGAGTAAGTCATTATTATGGTACTTCATAATTGTAGTatctaaagccccgtttccaccaaacactttcagtatggcacctttggaaccaacagtaacccttcagacatggtacctagcccctagtgtttccactgcagacagtcctcttaaatgtgggcggggttgttgtcactcaatgctccgtccagcactcactgtatttcctcctcaTAATAATGTAATGATAATTAATGTTAAAGTGAGAATTAGGAGGAAACTTCTTTAAACAGAGGAGATAAATCATTCAGTGGGAACAGAGACAAGTTTTACTGAACTTTCCTGGTGCCTACTTGGTAGTTTCTGTGTATCCATCAGTTGCTGTGGCTGGATTCCACTCTCATGTCCCACCCTGGTGCTCTTTGTGTCTTGTCTACTAGAAGGAGAACAGAAAGCAGAGGGTCCTGTGATTCTGGTGTTTCCTTCAAGAGTGATCGGTCAAGAGAACTCGGCATTGATTTCAAAAAAAGATCCCCTTTCAGGTAAGCTTTTATAAGCATTAAACTGTAGCTGCATGTAGTGATGTTTAGTATCCACACAAGTCTGATTATGTAAGTCATTATTATGGTACTTTATAATTTTAGTATCAGTTAGCTAATTTGGTGTTATTACCATGTGACaagtgtaattttatttttgtatccaCACTCACAGAAATGAGAGTTAGTAAACTCAACACTGTCTCTATTCAAACCTCTGAGTGTGTTGTGTTACAGCCCAGAGCAGCTCCTGAGACCAGACTATCCAGTGCACAGAATGCCTGTGATGAGCAACTGGCCAGGGTACGTCACTATTGTGTCAGTCGCACATTGTATGGGTTACCTTTTTTCTTATTCCTCACGCTGCTTTCATATTTAaaatcctgttgtttttttgtttaaagtttgttttcataCTGATGAAGTAGCATCATAACCGTGTTTATCACACTTGCTGCAGGCCGAACTGGATTTCTCCTTCAGTGGAGGAGCACGCTGCAACAGATGGTGAGAATTTGGTCAAGTCGGAGAACACTTCAACAGAAGATGTGGTGTTGGTCCAGCCTTTGGACAATCTGTGAGTGTAATCTGTTAACCTCATATACCTTCTTttgcacactttttaaaatattttgttgaacatgtaaacatcattATAACTTTTTTGGCATCGTTGCATTCACATccttcttcatttttttcctttgtgttcTCTAACTGACTAATGATTGTTAGATTTCTCCTGTTCACTCCTGAGTCAGCAGTCAGCACTCAGCTCCACCATCTTTAGTcaaacctctgtgtgtgttgtgttacagcccagagcagcagcagcagcagcagaagagaccAGACTATCCAGTACTCAGTGGGATCATGTGTGACTGGGAGTAAGTCATTATTATGGTACTTCATAATTTTAGCatctaaagccccgtttccaccaaacactttcagtatggcaCCTTTGGAagcaacagtaacccttcagacatggtacctagcccctagtgtttccactgcagacagtcctcttaaatgtgggcggggttgttgtcactcaatgctccgtccagcactcactgtatttcctcctcaTAATAATGTAATGATAATTAATGTTAAAGTGAGAATTAGGAGGAAACTTCTTTAAACAGAGGAGATAAATCATTCAGTGGGAACAGAGACAAGTTTTACTGAACTTTCCTGGTGCCTACTTGGTAGTTTCTGTGTATCCATCAGTTGCTGTGGCTGGATTCCACTCTCATGTCCCACCCCGGTGCTCTTTGTGTCTTGTCTACTAGAAGGAGAACAGAAAGCAGAGGGTCCTGTGATTCTGGTGTTTCCTTCAAGAGTGATCGATCAAGAGAACTCGGCATTGATTTCAAAAAAAGATCCCCTTTCAGGTAAGCTTTTATAAGCATTAAACTGTAGCTGCATGTAGTGATGTTTAGTATCCACACAAGTCTGATTATGCAAGTCATTATTATGGTACTTTATAATTTTAGTATCAGTTAGCTAATTTGGTGCCATTACCATGTGACaagtgtaattttattttttgtatccACACTCACAGAAATGAGAGTTAGTAAACTCAACACTGTCTCTATTCAAACCTCTGAGTGTGTTGTGTTACAGCCCAGAGCAGCTCCTGAGACCAGACTATCCAGTGCACAGAATGCCTGTGATGAGCAACTGGCCAGGGTACGTCACTATTGTGTCAGTCGCACATTGTATGGGTTACCTTTTTTCTTATTCCTCACGCTGCTTTCATATTTAaaatcctgttgtttttttgtttaaagtttgttttcataCTGATGAAGTAGCATCATAACCGTGTTTATCGCACTTGCTGCAGGCCGAACTGGATTTCTCCTTCAGTGGAGGAGCATGCTGCAACAGATGGTGAGAATTTGGTCAAGTCGGAGAACACTTCAACAGAAGATGTGGTGTTGGTCCAGCCTTTGGACAATCTGTGAGTGTAATCTGTTAACCACATATACCTTCTTttgcacactttttaaaatattttgttgaacatgtaaacatcattATAACTTTTTTGGCATTGTTGCATTCACATccttcttcatttttttcctttgtgttcTCTAACTGACTAATGATTGTTAGATTTCTCCTGTTCACTCCTGAGTCAGCAGTCAGCACTCAGCTCCACCATCTTTAGTcaaacctctgtgtgtgttgtgttacagcccagagcagcagcagcagcagaagagaccAGACTATCCAGTACTCAGTGGGATCATGTGTGACTGGGAGTAAGTCATTATTATGGTACTTCATAATTTTAGCatctaaagccccgtttccaccaaacactttcagtatggcacctttggaaccaacagtaacccttcagacatggtacctagcccctagtgtttccactgcagacagtcctcttaaatgtggcgggttgttgtcactcaatGCTCCGgcccagcactcactgtatttcctcctcaTAATAATGTAATGATAATTAATGTTAAAGTGAGAATTAGGAGGAAACTTCTTTAAACAGAGGAGATAAATCATTCAGTGGGAACAGAGACAAGTTTTACTGAACTTTCCTGGTGCCTACTTGGTAGTTTCTGTGTATCCATCAGTTGCTGTGGCTGGATTCCACTCTCATGTCCCACCCTGGTGCTCTTTGTGTCTTGTCTACTAGAAGGAGAACAGAAAGCAGAGGGTCCTGTGACTCTGGTGTTTCCTTCAAGAGTGATCGATCAAGAGAACTCGGCATTGATTTCAAAAAAAGATCCCCTTTCAGGTAAGCTTTTATAAGCATTAAACTGTAGCTGCATGTAGTGATGTTTTGTATCCACACAAGTCTGATTATGCAAGTCATTTTTATGGTACTTTATAATTTAAGTATCTTTTTTAGCTTATTTGGTGCTATTACCATGTGACCagcataattttattttatttctttccaCACTGACAGACATTAGAGTCAGTGAACTCAACTTCTGTAATGGAAGATCAAAATGACTGCAAGTCTAAGGCCCTTTGCATTCCCACAATAATCTCATGATAATTAATTTTAAAGTGTGAAGTAGAGGAAACTACTTTAAACAGAGGAGATAAATCATTTAGTGGGAACAGAGACAACTTTTACTGAACTTTCCTGGTGCCTACTTGGTAGTTTCTGTGTATCCATCAGTTGCTGTGGCTGGATTCCACTCTCATGTCCCACCCTGGTGCTCTTTGTGTCTTGTCTACTAGAAGGAGAACAGAAAGCAGAGGGTCCTGTGACTCTGGTGTGTCCTTCAAGAGTGATCGGTCAAGAGAACTCGGCATTGATTTCAAAAAAAGATCCCCTTTCAGGTAAGCTTTTATAAGCATTAAACTGTAGCTGCATGTAGTGATGTTTAGTATCCACACAAGTCTGATTATGTAAGTCATTATTATGGTACTTTATAATTTTAGTATCAGTTAGCTAATTTGGTGTTATTACCATGTGACaagtgtaattttatttttgtatccaCACTCACAGAAATGAGAGTTAGTAAACTCAACACTGTCTCTATTCAAACCTCTGAGTGTGTTGTGTTACAGCCCAGAGCAGCTCCTGAGACCAGACTATCCAGTGCACAGAATGCCTGTGATGAGCAACTGGCCAGGGTACGCACTATTGTGTCAGTCGCATACTGTATGGGTTACCTTTTCTTATTCCTCACGCTGCTTTCATATTTAaaatcctgttgtttttttgtttaaagtttgttttcataCTGATGAAGTAGCATCATAACCGTGTTTATCACACTTGCTGCAGGCCGAACTGGCTTTCTCCTTCAGGGGAGGAGCACGCTGCAACAGATGGTGAGAATTTGGTCAAGTCGGAGAACACTTCAACAGAAGATGTGGTGTTGGTCCAGCCTTTGGACAATCTGTGAGTGTAATCTGTTAACCTCATATACCTTCTTttgcacactttttaaaatattctgttgaacatgtaaacatcattATAACTTTTTTGGCATCGTTGCATCTACATccttcttcatttttttcctttgtgttcTCTAACTAACTAATGATTGTTAGATTTCTCCTGTTCACTCCTGAGTCAGCAGTCAGCACTCAGCTCCACCATCTTTAGTcaaacctctgtgtgtgttgtgttacagcccagagcagcagcagcagcagaagagaccAGACTATCCAGTACTCAGTGGGATCATGTGTGACTGGGAGTAAGTCATTATTATGGTACTTCATAATTGTAGTatctaaagccccgtttccaccaaacactttcagtatggcacctttggaaccaacagtaacccttcagacatggtacctagcccctagtgtttccactgcagacagtcctcttaaatgtgggcggggttgttgtcactcaatGCTCCGatcagcactcactgtatttcctcctcaTAATAATGTAATGATAATTAATGTTAAAGTGAGAATTAGGAGGATACTTCTTTAAACAGAGGAGTTAAATCATTCAGTGGGAACAGAGACAAGTTTTACTGAACTTTCCTGGTGCCTACTTGGTAGTTTCTGTGTATCCATCAGTTGCTGTGGCTGGATTCCACTCTCATGTCCCACCCTGGTGCTCTTTGTGTCTTGTCTACTAGAAGGAGAACAGAAAGCAGAGGGTCCTGTGATTCTGGTGTTTCCTTCAAGAGTGATCGGTCAAGAGAACTCGGCATTGATTTCAAAAAAAGATCCCCTTTCAGGTAAGCTTTTATAAGCATTAAACTGTAGCTGCATGTAGTGATGTTTTGTATCCACACAAGTCTGATTATGTAAGTCATTATTATGGTACTTTATAATTTAAGTATCTTTTTTAGCTTATTTGGTGCTATTACCATGTGACCAGcgtaattttatttcatttctttccACACTGACAGACATTAGAGTCAGTGAACTCAACTTCTGTAATGGAAGATCAAAATGACTGCAAGTCTATGGCCCTTTGCATTCCCACAATAATCTCATGATAATTAATGTTAAAGTGAGAATTAGGTGGAAACTTCTTTAAACAGAGGAGTTAAATCATTTAGTGGGAACAGAGACAAATTTTACTGAACTTTCCTGGTGCCTACTTGGTAGTTTCTGTGTATCCATCAGTTGCTGTGGCTGGATTCCACTCTCATGTCCCACCCTGGTGCTCTTTGTGTCTTGTCTACTAGAAGGAGAACAGAAAGCAGAGGGTCCTGTAAGTCTAGTGTTTCCTTCAAGAGTGATCGGTCAAGAGAACTCGGCATTGATTTCAAAAAAAGATCCCCTTTCAGGTAAGCTTTTATAAGCATTAAACTGTAGCTGCATGTAGTGATGTTTAGTATCCACACAAGTCTGATTATGTAAGTCATTATTATGGTACTTTATAATTTTAGTATCAGTTAGCTAATTTGGTGTTATTACCATGTGACaagtgtaattttatttttttgtatccACACTCACAGAAATGAGAGTTAGTAAACTCAACACTGTCTCTATTCAAACCTCTGAGTGTGTTGTGTTACAGCCCAGAGCAGCTCCTGAGACCAGACTATCCAGTGCACAGAATGCCTGTGATGAGCAACTGGCCAGGGTACGTCACTATTGTGTCAGTCACACATTGTATGGGTTACCGTTTTTCTTATTCCTCACGCTGCTTTCATATTTAAAATCCTGTTGCTTTGtcgtttaaagtttgttttcataCTGATGAAGTAGCATCATAACCGTGTTTATCGCACTTGCTGCAGGCCGAACTGGATTTCTCCTTCAGGGGAGGAGCACGCTGCAACAGATGGTGAGAATTTGGTCAAGTCGGAGAACACTTCAACAGAAGATGTGGTGTTGGTCCAGCCTTTGGACAATCTGTGAGTGTAATCTGTTAACCTCATATACCTTCTTttgcacactttttaaaatattttgttgaacatgtaaacatcattATAACTTTTTTGGCATCGTTGCATTCACATccttcttcatttttttcctttgtgttcTCTAACTGACTAATGATTGTTAGATTTCTCCTGTTCACTCCTGAGTCAGCAGTCAGCACTCAGCTCCACCATCTTTAGTcaaacctctgtgtgtgttgtgttacagcccagagcagcagcagcagcagcagcagcagcagaagagaccAGACTATCCAGTACTCAGTGGGATCATGTGTGACTGGGAGTAAGTCATTATTATGGTACTTCATAATTTTAGCatctaaagccccgtttccaccaaacactttcagtatggcaccttggaaccaacagtaacccttcagacatggtacctagcccctagtgtttccactgcagacagtcctcttaaatgtgggcggggttgttgtcactcaatgctccgtccagcactcactgtatttcctcctcaTAATAATGTAATGATAATTAATGTTAAAGTGAGAATTAGGAGGAAACTTCTTTAAACAGAGGAGTTAAATCATTCAGTGGGAACAGAGACAAGTTTTACTGAACTTTCCTGGTGCCTACTTGGTAGTTTCTGTGTATCCATCAGTTGCTGTGGCTGGATTCCACTCTCATGTCCCACCCTGGTGCTCTTTGTGTCTTGTTTACTAGAAGGAGAACAGAAAGCAGAGGGTCCTGTGATTCTGGTGTTTCTTTCAAGAGTGATCGGTCAAGAGAATTCGTCATTGATTTCAAAAAAAGATCCCCTTTCAGGTAAGCTTTTATAAGCATTAAACTGTAGCTGCATGTAGTGATGTTTAGTATCCACACAAGTCTGATTATGTACGTCATTATTATGGTACTTTATAATTTTAGTATCTTTTTTAGCTAATTTGGTGCTATTACCATGTGACaagtgtaattttatttttttgtatccACACTCACAGAAATGAGAGTTAGTAAACTCAactggcagtcggcccagtgaatgaagttattttttctcagact
This window encodes:
- the LOC125901175 gene encoding uncharacterized protein LOC125901175 isoform X32, whose translation is MPVMSNWPGPNWISPSVEEHAATDGENLVKSENTSTEDVVLVQSLDNLPEQQQQQQQQQQQQKRPDYPVLSGIMCDWERRTESRGSCDSGVSFKSDRSRELGIDFKKRSPFRRRTESRGSCDSGVSFKSDRSRELGIDFKKRSPFRRRTESRGSCDSGVSFKSDRSRELGIDFKKRSPFSPEQLLRPDYPVHRMPVMSNWPGPNWISPSVEEHAATDGENLVKSENTSTEDVVLVQPLDNLPEQQQQQQKRPDYPVLSGIMCDWERRTESRGSCDSGVSFKSDRSRELGIDFKKRSPFRRRTESRGSCDSGVSFKSDRSRELGIDFKKRSPFRRRTESRGSCDSGVSFKSDRSRELGIDFKKRSPFSPEQLLRPDYPVHRMPVMSNWPGPNWLSPSGEEHAATDGENLVKSENTSTEDVVLVQPLDNLPEQQQQQKRPDYPVLSGIMCDWERRTESRGSCDSGVSFKSDRSRELGIDFKKRSPFRRRTESRGSCKSSVSFKSDRSRELGIDFKKRSPFSPEQLLRPDYPVHRMPVMSNWPGPNWISPSGEEHAATDGENLVKSENTSTEDVVLVQPLDNLPEQQQQQQQQQKRPDYPVLSGIMCDWERRTESRGSCDSGVSFKSDRSREFVIDFKKRSPFRH
- the LOC125901175 gene encoding uncharacterized protein LOC125901175 isoform X17, producing the protein MPVMSNWPGPNWISPSVEEHAATDGENLVKSENTSTEDVVLVQSLDNLPEQQQQQQQQQQQQKRPDYPVLSGIMCDWERRTESRGSCDSGVSFKSDRSRELGIDFKKRSPFSPEQLLRPDYPVHRMPVMSNWPGPNCISPSVEEHAATDGENLVKSENTSTEDVVLVQPLDNLPEQQQQQQQQQQQKRPDYPVLSGIMCDWERRTESRGSCDSGVSFKSDRSRELGIDFKKRSPFSPEQLLRPDYPVHRMPVMSNWPGPNWISPSVEEHAATDGENLVKSENTSTEDVVLVQPLDNLPEQQQQQQKRPDYPVLSGIMCDWERRTESRGSCDSGVSFKSDRSRELGIDFKKRSPFRRRTESRGSCDSGVSFKSDRSRELGIDFKKRSPFRRRTESRGSCDSGVSFKSDRSRELGIDFKKRSPFSPEQLLRPDYPVHRMPVMSNWPGPNWLSPSGEEHAATDGENLVKSENTSTEDVVLVQPLDNLPEQQQQQKRPDYPVLSGIMCDWERRTESRGSCDSGVSFKSDRSRELGIDFKKRSPFRRRTESRGSCKSSVSFKSDRSRELGIDFKKRSPFSPEQLLRPDYPVHRMPVMSNWPGPNWISPSGEEHAATDGENLVKSENTSTEDVVLVQPLDNLPEQQQQQQQQQKRPDYPVLSGIMCDWERRTESRGSCDSGVSFKSDRSREFVIDFKKRSPFRH
- the LOC125901175 gene encoding uncharacterized protein LOC125901175 isoform X13, with amino-acid sequence MPVMSNWPGPNWISPSVEEHAATDGENLVKSENTSTEDVVLVQSLDNLPEQQQQQQQQQQQQKRPDYPVLSGIMCDWERRTESRGSCDSGVSFKSDRSRELGIDFKKRSPFSPEQLLRPDYPVHRMPVMSNWPGPNCISPSVEEHAATDGENLVKSENTSTEDVVLVQPLDNLPEQQQQQQQQQQQKRPDYPVLSGIMCDWERRTESRGSCDSGVSFKSDRSRELGIDFKKRSPFSPEQLLRPDYPVHRMPVMSNWPGPNWISPSVEEHAATDGENLVKSENTSTEDVVLVQPLDNLPEQQQQQQKRPDYPVLSGIMCDWERRTESRGSCDSGVSFKSDRSRELGIDFKKRSPFRRRTESRGSCDSGVSFKSDRSRELGIDFKKRSPFRRRTESRGSCDSGVSFKSDRSRELGIDFKKRSPFSPEQLLRPDYPVHRMPVMSNWPGPNWLSPSGEEHAATDGENLVKSENTSTEDVVLVQPLDNLPEQQQQQKRPDYPVLSGIMCDWERRTESRGSCDSGVSFKSDRSRELGIDFKKRSPFRRRTESRGSCKSSVSFKSDRSRELGIDFKKRSPFSPEQLLRPDYPVHRMPVMSNWPGPNWISPSGEEHAATDGENLVKSENTSTEDVVLVQPLDNLPEQQQQQQQQQKRPDYPVLSGIMCDWERRTESRGSCDSGVSFKSDRSREFVIDFKKRSPFRH
- the LOC125901175 gene encoding uncharacterized protein LOC125901175 isoform X7 translates to MPVMSNWPGPNWISPSVEEHAATDGENLVKSENTSTEDVVLVQSLDNLPEQQQQQQQQQQQQKRPDYPVLSGIMCDWERRTESRGSCDSGVSFKSDRSRELGIDFKKRSPFRRRTESRGSCDSGVSFKSDRSRELGIDFKKRSPFSPEQLLRPDYPVHRMPVMSNWPGPNCISPSVEEHAATDGENLVKSENTSTEDVVLVQPLDNLPEQQQQQQQQQQQKRPDYPVLSGIMCDWERRTESRGSCDSGVSFKSDRSRELGIDFKKRSPFSPEQLLRPDYPVHRMPVMSNWPGPNWISPSVEEHAATDGENLVKSENTSTEDVVLVQPLDNLPEQQQQQQKRPDYPVLSGIMCDWERRTESRGSCDSGVSFKSDRSRELGIDFKKRSPFRRRTESRGSCDSGVSFKSDRSRELGIDFKKRSPFRRRTESRGSCDSGVSFKSDRSRELGIDFKKRSPFSPEQLLRPDYPVHRMPVMSNWPGPNWLSPSGEEHAATDGENLVKSENTSTEDVVLVQPLDNLPEQQQQQKRPDYPVLSGIMCDWERRTESRGSCDSGVSFKSDRSRELGIDFKKRSPFRRRTESRGSCKSSVSFKSDRSRELGIDFKKRSPFSPEQLLRPDYPVHRMPVMSNWPGPNWISPSGEEHAATDGENLVKSENTSTEDVVLVQPLDNLPEQQQQQQQQQKRPDYPVLSGIMCDWERRTESRGSCDSGVSFKSDRSREFVIDFKKRSPFRH